The Vigna radiata var. radiata cultivar VC1973A unplaced genomic scaffold, Vradiata_ver6 scaffold_131, whole genome shotgun sequence genome has a segment encoding these proteins:
- the LOC106753477 gene encoding probable arabinosyltransferase ARAD1: MYRKVLLTFVFVIVLLLSYSIFIGNVDVRSYFFPHLMLSASAPAPCSPDLSLRVFMYDLPRRFNVGMIDRSNTAETPVTVEDWPPWPTNWGLKKQHSVEYWMMGSLLHDVEGREVVRVSDPELANAFFVPFFSSLSFNTHGHNMKDPATETDRQLQVDLMEFLKKSKYWQRSGGRDHVFPVTHPNAFRFLRDQLNDSIQVVVDFGRYPKRMSNLNKDVVSPYVHVVESFTVDEPQDPYESRSTLLFFRGRTYRKDEGIVRVKLAKILSGYDDVHYERSVATEENIKLSSKGMRSSKFCLHPAGDTPSSCRLFDAIVSHCVPVIVSDQIELPFEDEIDYSQFSIFFSTKEALQPGYMVDQLRKFPKQKWTEMWKQLKNVSHHYEFQYPPKREDAVSMLWRQVKYKLPGVSLSVHRSRRLKIPDWWLRK, from the exons ATGTATAGAAAGGTGCTTCTTACATTCGTTTTCGTGATTGTCCTTCTTCTTTCGTACTCAATTTTCATAGGCAACGTCGATGTTCGATCTTATTTCTTCCCTCACTTAATGTTATCCGCGTCTGCACCCGCTCCATGTTCACCTGATTTATCTCTTCGGGTCTTCATGTACGATCTCCCTCGCCGCTTCAACGTTGGCATGATTGACCGCAGCAATACGGCGGAGACACCCGTCACCGTGGAGGACTGGCCACCGTGGCCCACGAATTGGGGGCTGAAGAAGCAGCACAGTGTGGAGTACTGGATGATGGGGTCGCTTCTCCACGACGTCGAGGGCAGAGAAGTGGTTAGGGTTTCGGATCCGGAACTCGCCAATGCCTTCTTCGTCCCGTTCTTCTCTTCGCTCAGTTTCAACACGCACGGCCACAACATGAAGGATCCCGCCACGGAGACGGATCGCCAATTGCAG GTTGATTTAATGGAATTCTTAAAGAAATCCAAATACTGGCAGAGGTCGGGAGGCAGAGACCATGTCTTTCCTGTCACCCACCCCAATGCCTTTAGGTTCCTACGAGATCAGTTGAATGATTCTATTCAGGTTGTTGTGGATTTTGGTCGCTACCCTAAGCGCATGTCTAATTTGAACAAAGATGTAGTGTCCCCATATGTGCATGTTGTGGAGTCTTTTACAGTCGATGAGCCTCAAGATCCGTATGAGTCTCGCTCCACGCTGCTTTTCTTCCGAGGGAGGACTTACAGGAAAGAT GAAGGGATTGTCCGTGTTAAACTAGCAAAGATACTTTCTGGTTATGATGATGTTCACTATGAGCGAAGTGTTGCTacagaagaaaatataaaattg TCATCGAAAGGGATGCGTTCATCGAAGTTCTGTTTGCATCCAGCAGGAGACACACCGTCATCTTGTCGGCTTTTTGATGCCATTGTGAGTCACTGTGTTCCTGTCATTGTTAGTGATCAAATTGAGCTCCCATTTGAGGATGAGATTGACTACTCCCAGTTCTCGATTTTCTTCTCTACCAAAGAGGCATTACAGCCTGGCTACATGGTCGATCAACTTCGTAAATTTCCAAAACAGAAATGGACTGAAATGTGGAAGCAACTCAAAAACGTCTCCCATCATTATGAATTCCAGTACCCTCCTAAAAGAGAAGATGCTGTCAGTATGTTGTGGAGACAGGTCAAGTACAAACTTCCAGGGGTCAGCCTTTCTGTTCATAGAAGCCGGAGGTTAAAAATCCCAGATTGGTGGCTGAGGAAATGA